A window of Apodemus sylvaticus chromosome 9, mApoSyl1.1, whole genome shotgun sequence contains these coding sequences:
- the Phf3 gene encoding PHD finger protein 3 isoform X3 has translation MDIVDTFNHLIPTEHLDDALFLGSNLENEVCEDFSTSQNVLEDSLKNMLSDKDPMLGSASNQFCLPVLDSNDPNFQMPCSTEQVRSLRQSTIAKRSNAAPLSTKKPSGKTLSTSKVGVKPPERCQGKEEVYASLKSEHPKESRRSGRHAEQMDVVPEVSASSVDSSVSSCVGMKEEAEFGPKHACDNQGEVNVPSPEIHCPLLSETSASMEENNPAALVECKAETNSSPLFKFPVSEAEQSDLVSGELDDTIEGRSAGRQPEHESEEVKLPCEGDRGPEEPEASDVPSDSACTDKNKTEENGGAECHLELPNAVDIVDKLEKSPQRNELETLGCGEDLQSNDAQLQSTEFRKSGLEDGDSHALEPETSTLENTICDVPDQNSKQLNITQSIKMESANLQGDRSSVEPQNIKPKHTKAVAHSKQSTTTETPRKTVAAKHEVGHSKTKSNVKAVKRNSDEPEPQPDFQRPVKVRKKQGDKDSKSQTCNSGVKSVKSQAHSVLKKIPQDQNAMQISKPSTHSLSDKPHGHSGFSKEPHHPVQTGHLVHSSQKQSHKPQPQAAVGKVSSHVRDECDHPGSEHLKEEDKLKPKKPDRNLQPRQRRSSRSFSLDEPPLFIPDNIATVKKEGSDQTTSVESKCMWTPSKQCGFCKKPHGNRFMVGCGRCDDWFHGDCVGLSLSQAQQMGEEDKEYVCIRCCAEEDKKTDLLDTEILEAQAPIEAHSEDKRMECGKPTSLKHAVTDDKHRHSDDPGKHKVKILKRESGEGKSSSDSRDNEIKKWQLAPLRKVGQPLLPRRSSEEKSEKIAKESAAVTSAGERAARSGTHEKQETKKKKAEKGGPNVPPPAAASKPSADQIRQSVRHSLKDILMKRLTDSNLKIPEEKAAKVATKIEKELFSFFRDTDAKYKNKYRSLMFNLKDPKNNILFKKVLKGEVTPDHLIRMSPEELASKELAAWRRRENRHTIEMIEKEQREVERRPITKITHKGEIEIESDAPMKEQEAAMEIQEPSANKSLEKSEASEKQKEEVDSTSKDTTSQHRQHLFDLNCKICIGRMAPPVDDLSPKNVKVVVGGARKHSDNEAESLADALSSTTNILASDFFEEEKQESPKSTFSPAPRPEMPGTVEVESTFLARLNFIWKGFINMPSVAKFVTKAYPVSGSPEYLTEDLPDSIQVGGRISPQTVWDYVEKIKASGTKEICVVRFTPVTEEDQISYTLLFAYFSSRKRYGVAANNMKQVKDMYLIPLGAADKIPHPLVPFDGPGLELHRPNLLLGLIIRQKLKRQHSACAGPSHTAEIPESAPIALHPDKKGKMEPSTEDAAEEESDFFNSFTTVLHKQRNKPPQPLQEDLTTAAEPLMEVTKQEPPKPLRFLPGVLIGWDNQPSTLELANKPLPVDDILQSLLGTTGQVYEQAPPVVEQSTLKEIPFISDQANPKVEKIEKVEVTEGDAKEIKVKAENISAATGKNSGVEENSLVGSSSISPGPLASLSLRGKPPDVSTEAFLTNLSIPSKQEETVENKERTLKRPLLQDQEKSLQDNRTSSNSPCRPSTAKASIDGNGSCSESLVANTRAPQFINLKRDPRQAAGRSQQTASESKDAESCRNGEKQAVPGPSLNKDPLAEPVSGEGKLSSLEKSSCAEQMADSQAAPDSSSIENLNSSQAEQANPSQEDILTQNIETVPPFRRGPTTTSSHFESGNTCQSDFPSKSINFTSRSSSPRASTNFSPMRPQQPNLQHLKSSPPGFPFPGPQNFPPQNVFGFPPHLPPPLLPPPGFGFPQNPPMVPWPPVHVPGQPQRMMGPLSQASRYMGPQNFYQVKDIRRPERRHSDPWGRQDQQQPDRPFNRGKGDRQRFYSDSHHLKRERHDKDWEQESERHRHRDRSQERDRERKSKEEVHKDKERARLSHSDRAPDGKASRDGKSADKKPDRPKGEDHDKEKEREKSKHREGEKDRERHKDREHTDRAKGKR, from the exons AACAAGTAAGAAGTTTGCGACAAAGCACTATTGCCAAGCGTTCAAATGCAGCACCTCTAAGCACAAAAAAGCCATCTGGGAAGACTTTATCTACCTCTAAAGTAGGGGTGAAACCACCAGAAAGATGTCAGGGTAAAGAAGAAGTTTATGCATCACTGAAATCTGAGCACCCTAAGGAGAGCAGAAGGAGTGGCCGGCATGCGGAACAGATGGACGTGGTGCCAGAAGTCTCTGCATCTTCAGTTGATTCTTCAGTGTCTTCTTGTGTTGGAATGAAGGAGGAAGCTGAGTTTGGTCCTAAACATGCGTGTGATAACCAGGGTGAAGTGAACGTGCCATCTCCTGAGATACATTGTCCACTCCTTTCAGAGACTAGTGCTAGTATGGAAGAGAACAACCCTGCAGCTCTGGTGGAATGCAAAGCGGAGACTAACAGTAGCCCATTATTTAAGTTTCCAGTTAGTGAAGCTGAGCAGAGTGATCTTGTTTCGGGTGAACTGGATGACACCATTGAAGGAAGGAGCGCAGGGAGACAACCTGAGCACGAATCAGAGGAGGTGAAGCTCCCCTGCGAGGGGGACCGGGGCCCCGAGGAGCCCGAGGCTTCCGATGTGCCTAGCGACTCTGCTTGTACAgataaaaataagacagaagaGAATGGAGGGGCAGAATGTCATTTGGAATTGCCGAATGCTGTGGATATTGTTGATAAGCTTGAGAAGTCTCCTCAGAGAAATGAGTTGGAAACACTGGGCTGTGGGGAGGACTTGCAGTCTAACGATGCTCAGTTACAGAGCACAGAGTTCAGGAAGTCAGGTTTGGAGGATGGTGACAGTCATGCTTTGGAACCAGAGACTAGTACTTTAGAAAATACTATTTGTGATGTTCCGGACCAAAATTCAAAGCAATTGAATATTACTCAAAGTATTAAAATGGAATCAGCAAATCTTCAGGGTGATAGAAGCAGTGTAGAGCCCCAAAACATAAAACCCAAACACACAAAAGCTGTAGCTCATTCTAAACAGAGCACGACCACAGAGACACCAAGAAAAACTGTGGCAGCAAAGCATGAAGTAGGCCATAGCAAAACTAAATCTAATGTCAAGGCTGTGAAGCGAAATTCCGATGAGCCAGAACCCCAGCCTGATTTTCAGAGGCCAGTCAAAGTGAGAAAAAAACAAGGTGATAAGGATTCCAAGAGTCAGACTTGTAACTCTGGAGTTAAATCTGTGAAAAGCCAAGCtcattctgtcttgaaaaaaataccCCAAGATCAAAACGCAATGCAAATTTCCAAACCTTCAACTCATTCTCTTAGTGATAAGCCTCATGGTCACTCTGGCTTCTCTAAGGAGCCTCATCATCCTGTACAAACTGGACACTTAGTGCATTCCAGTCAGAAGCAGAGCCATAAGCCTCAGCCCCAGGCAGCCGTGGGGAAGGTCAGCAGCCACGTGAGGGATGAGTGCGACCATCCAGGCAGTGAGCATCTTAAGGAGGAGGATAAACTGAAGCCAAAAAAGCCCGATAGGAACCTACAGCCTCGCCAaaggagaagcagcagaagcTTTTCTCTGGATGAGCCTCCGTTGTTCATCCCAGACAACATAGCTACTGTAAAAAAGGAAGGGTCAGATCAGACCACCTCAGTTGAAAGCAAATGTATGTGGACTCCCAGCAAGCAATGTGGGTTTTGCAAAAAACCACATggcaacag GTTTATGGTGGGCTGCGGGAGATGTGATGACTGGTTTCATGGAGACTGTGTTGGATTAAGTCTTTCTCAAGCGCAGCAGATGGGAGAGGAGGACAAAGAATATGTTTGCATAAGATGCTGTGCTGAAGAAGATAAAAAGACCGACCTCCTAGACACAGAGATTTTGGAAGCCCAAGCACCCATCGAAGCCCACAGTGAAGATAAAAGGATGGAGTGTGGGAAGCCGACATCTTTGAAGCACGCGGTCACCGATGATAAACACAGACACTCAGACGACCCTGGGAAGCACAAGGTCAAAATTTTAAAACGG GAGTctggtgaaggaaaatcttcctCTGACAGTAGagataatgaaattaaaaaatggcAGCTAGCCCCACTTCGCAAGGTAGGCCAACCACTTTTACCCCGGAGATCATcagaagaaaaaagtgaaaaaatagcAAAGGAATCTGCAGCTGTCACTTCTGCAGGAGAGAGAGCAGCGAGATCAG gtactCATGAGAAGCaagagacaaagaagaagaaagctgaAAAGGGCGGCCCTAACGTGCCCCCGCCAGCCGCAGCCTCCAAGCCGTCTGCAGACCAGATCAGACAGAGTGTCCGGCACTCCCTCAAAGATATCCTCATGAAAAG GCTTACAGACTCAAACTTGAAGATCCCAGAGGAAAAGGCTGCAAAAGTTGCcacaaaaattgaaaaagaacttttctctttttttcggGACACAGATGCCAAGTATAAGAATAAATATAGAAGCTTGATGTTTAATCTAAAAGATCCCAAAAACAAT ATATTATTTAAGAAAGTTCTAAAAGGAGAAGTAACCCCTGATCATCTTATAAGAATGAGTCCAGAAGAACTAGCCTCCAAAGAGTTAGCTGCGTGGAGACGGCGGGAGAACAGACAC aCCATAGAAATGATCgagaaggaacagagagaagTGGAAAGACGACCAATCACGAAAATCACTCACAAAGGTGAGATAGAAATCGAGAGTGACGCCCCGATGAAGGAACAGGAAGCAGCCATGGAGATCCAG GAACCTTCAGCCAATAAGTCATTGGAGAAGTCAGAAGCAtctgagaaacaaaaagaagaggtTGATTCCACATCTAAAGACACCACCAGTCAACACAGACAGCATCTTTTTGACCTGAACTGCAAAATATGCATAG GTCGAATGGCACCACCTGTAGATGATCTTTCTCCAAAAAATGTGAAAGTTGTTGTAGGAGGAGCCCGTAAACATTCAGACAACGAAGCAGAAAGTCTAGCAGATGCATTGTCTTCAACTACAAATATtctggcctctgatttctttgaGGAGGAGAAACAAGAATCTCCCAAGTCAACATTTTCTCCTGCTCCACG TCCAGAGATGCCTGGAACTGTGGAAGTTGAGTCAACCTTCCTGGCTAGATTGAACTTCatctggaaaggttttatcaACATGCCGTCTGTGGCGAAGTTTGTTACCAAAGCCTACCCTGTGTCCGGATCCCCTGAGTACTTGACAGAG GACTTACCAGATAGCATTCAAGTAGGTGGCAGGATATCGCCTCAGACAGTTTGGGATTAtgtggaaaaaataaaagcatcagGCACCAAG GAAATCTGTGTGGTTCGCTTCACACCAGTAACTGAAGAAGATCAGATTTCTTATACTTTGCTGTTTGCGTACTTCAGCAGCAGAAAGCGCTATGGCGTGGCTGCCAACAACATGAAGCAGGTTAAAGACATGTACCTTATTCCGCTGGGTGCTGCAGATAAAATCCCACACCCTCTCGTGCCTTTTGATGGGCCTG GCCTCGAGCTGCACAGACCAAATCTGTTGTTGGGCCTGATCATTCGTCAGAAGCTGAAGCGGCAGCACAGCGCTTGTGCAGGCCCCAGTCACACAGCCGAGATTCCTGAGAGCGCCCCAATAGCCTTGCACCCCgacaagaaagggaaaatggagCCATCCACAGAGGacgcagcagaggaagagagtgaCTTTTTCAATTCCTTTACAACTGTGTTACACAAGCAGAGAAACAAGCCCCCACAACCTCTTCAGGAGGACCTGACAACAGCAGCCGAGCCTCTGATGGAAGTCACCAAGCAGGAGCCACCAAAACCCTTACGGTTCCTCCCTGGGGTCCTGATTGGCTGGGACAATCAGCCTTCTACTCTGGAACTAGCAAATAAACCTCTGCCTGTAGATGACATTCTCCAAAGCCTTTTGGGCACCACTGGTCAGGTATATGAGCAGGCTCCTCCAGTTGTAGAACAAAGCACTCTTAAAGAAATTCCTTTTATAAGTGATCAAGCTAACCCAAAagtagagaaaatagaaaaagtgGAGGTGACTGAAGGTGACGCCAAGGAGATAAAAGTTAAAGCAGAAAATATTTCAGCGGCTACAGGTAAAAACTCAGGAGTAGAAGAAAATTCATTGGTGGgttcctcttccatttctccaggGCCTTTGGCAAGTCTCAGTCTGAGAGGGAAACCACCAGATGTTTCTACAGAAGCATTCTTAACAAATTTATCAATTCCCTCAAAACAAGAGGAAACTGtggaaaacaaagagagaacATTAAAAAGACCCCTGCTCCAAGATCAAGAGAAGAGTTTACAAGACAATAGGACTTCAAGTAACTCTCCCTGCAGGCCTAGCACTGCAAAGGCAAGCATAGACGGTAATGGGAGCTGCAGTGAGAGTCTGGTTGCTAACACAAGAGCCCCACAGTTTATCAACCTGAAAAGGGACCCCAGGCAAGCAGCAGGGCGAAGTCAGCAGACAGCTTCCGAAAGCAAGGATGCAGAGAGCTGCAGGAATGGAGAAAAGCAGGCTGTGCCTGGTCCATCACTCAACAAAGACCCCTTAGCAGAGCCCGTCAGTGGGGAGGGGAAGCTGTCCTCCCTGGAGAAGAGCTCGTGTGCAGAGCAGATGGCTGATTCACAGGCTGCGCCAGACTCATCCTCAATAGAAAACTTAAATTCTTCACAAGCAGAACAAGCCAATCCTTCACAAGAGGATATTTTAACACAAAATATTGAAACTGTCCCCCCATTTAGAAGAGGACCGACTACAACATCATCTCATTTTGAAAGTGGAAACACATGCCAATCagattttccttctaaaagcatcAACTTTACTTCCAGGAGTAGCAGCCCCCGAGCGAGTACAAACTTTTCGCCTATGAGGCCACAGCAGCCCAACCTCCAGCACCTCAAGTCGAGTCCTCCTGGATTCCCGTTTCCCGGCCCCCAGAACTTCCCTCCCCAAAATGTGTTTGGATTTCCGCCTCATCTGCCGCCCCCATTACTCCCCCCTCCAGGCTTCGGGTTCCCTCAGAATCCCCCCATGGTTCCTTGGCCACCCGTTCATGTCCCAGGCCAACCACAGCGCATGATGGGGCCCCTTTCACAAGCGTCAAGGTACATGGGTCCACAAAATTTTTATCAGGTAAAAGATATTCGGAGACCAGAAAGGCGCCATAGTGACCCATGGGGTCGGCAAGACCAGCAGCAACCAGACAGGCCCTTTAACAGGGGTAAAGGAGACCGCCAGAGATTTTACAGTGATTCCCACCACTTGAAACGAGAACGGCATGACAAGGATTGGGAGCAGGAATCCGAAaggcacaggcacagagacagaagccaagaaagggacagagagaggaagagcaaaGAGGAAGTACACAAAGATAAGGAGAGAGCACGGTTATCACACAGCGATCGAGCTCCAGATGGGAAAGCAAGCAGAGATGGTAAGAGCGCAGACAAGAAACCAGACAGGCCGAAAGGTGAAGACCAtgacaaggagaaggagagggagaagagcaagcacagagagggggagaaggacaGAGAGCGGCACAAGGACAGGGAGCACACTGACAGAGCCAAAGGCAAAAGGTGA